The following nucleotide sequence is from Burkholderia gladioli.
AGGATCGCCGCGACGATGCCGACCAGGTTCAGCCAGAAGTCGAGGCGCTCGACGGGCAGCACCGCCTGGCGCGAAGCGAACCACACATGGCCGAGGTTGAGAAGACGCGGAATGATCGCGATCACGAGCCCGATGGTGACGAGCCAGGCCGCGCTCTTTGCCCAAAGCACATTGGCGGTGTTGGCATAGAGGATGTCGAAGATCAGCGTACCGACGAACAGGCCATACGGTATGGGGTTGAGCAGATCGAAAAGCGCGGTCGCGAATCTCGATCGATATCTCGGGCTGGCTGGAGTCATGAATGGATCCTTGTTTCTGAGTGGAAAGATGCGGCTGGCAACACGCGGACGACATCGGGCGATGTGTCCGTCCCACCGGCGTCGCTGGCATCGCGGCGCCTTCAGCTCTCAGGCAATCAAACGGCAAGGCTGCAACTGCACCACCCGCCGCGCTGGTATTTCCTCATTGCAAGCCCGCTGGATTGGATATGCATAGAGGGATATAGCGCTTCGGTAAGACAAATATAGACGAGACTGCGCCATCGCGTATCGAGCCGAAGCGCGCCCGCTGGCGGATTTCGCCGGAAAAATCTTTTTGTGAGCAAGACTAAGGAACGCGCGACTGGCGAAATTCCACGTCTTCGATGCATACTGCTCAACAGACGAGTTTCGATGCGCGCGCAACGGTTTTGCCTAATCCTCGCCAGTCAAGGGCGAACGATTTTAATGAATATAGCGCTCGACCGTTTTCGGCATGCCCTTATGAAAACCATTCATCAATCTCTGTGCGATGATTGGCGGTCGAGTCGCAGCCCCTTGCGACATCGCCGGTGCGAGGGCATCGGCAGGCTTGATCGGAGCGACATCGAATGCCCACGCTCGAGAACATGCGCCTGTTCGTGAAGGTCGTCGAGACAGGCAGTTTCACCAAGGCCGCCCAGGCCACGCATGTCGCGACACCGCAGGTCTCACGCGCCATCTCGTCTCTCGAAACCCAGCTGCGGGTGCGATTGCTGAATCGCACCACGCGCCGCATCGCCGTGACCGAAGCGGGCGAGCGCTACGTCGCGCATTGCCGCGAGATTCTCGAGCTGGTCGATCATGCCGAAGCCGAAGCGTCCGGCGCTGCCCGGTGCCCCAGCGGCCGCCTGCGGATACACGCGAGTTCCGGCTTCGGCCGGCACTATCTGCTGCCGCGGCTGGCGCGTTATCGCGAGACCTATCCCGAGGTCACGATCGACCTCACGCTCGCACAACGCATGCCCGACCTGGTCGACGAAGGTTACGACCTCGCGGTGGTGGTCGCCAGCCAGCTCGACGATTCAGCGCTGATCGCCGAGCGCATCGGCAACACCTACAGCGTGCTGTGCGCCTCGCCCGCCTATCTGCGCCGCTCGGGGGCGCCCGCAACGGTTACCGACCTGCACGATCATGTGTGCCTGCAGTTGATGGTGCCGAATGCGTCGGCCGGAAGCTGGCAGCTCGAGGGCATGGCGTCCTCCGAATCGTTCACGCCACGTCGGCAATGGCCCTTCGTCGTCAACGTGGCCGACGCGATGGCCGATGCGCTGCGCTCGGGCATGGGCATCGGGCCGCTGCCGTTGTCGACCGCGCTCGACGGCCTGCGCGACGGCTCGCTGGTGCGCGTGCTGCCGGCCTGGCGCCTGCGCTCGCACGGCATCCATGCGCTGTATCCGTCGCGGCGCCATCTCGAGGCCAAGGTTCGCACCTTCATCGATTACCTGCGCGCGGTGGTGCCGCCGCTGCTCGAACTCGAGACGCATGCGCTGTCGACGCTGACCCAGCCGCGCGCCTCGCCCGCTTTACCTGATGACGCGCCGCGGCTCGACGCGATAGACTGCGACGCCTGATTTACCCGCTCCACGCTCCAAGCACAATCAACCCCACAAACCGGGAGCTTTCGATGACCACCCTCAATATCAATGGCGTGTCGCATACCGTCGACGCGCCCGACGACATGCCGTTGCTGTGGGTCCTGCGCGACCTGGTCGGCCTGACCGGCACCAAGTTCGGCTGCGGCATCGCTCAATGCGGCGCCTGCACGGTGCACCTCGACGGCGAGGCCGTGCGTTCCTGCGTACTGCCTGTCGCGGCCGTGGCCGGCCGCAACATCACCACCATCGAGGCGGTCGGCATGACGCCGGCCGGCGCCAAGGTCCAGGCGGCCTGGCGCAAGATCGACGTGGTCCAGTGCGGCTATTGCCAGTCGGGCCAGGTGATGGCGGCGGCCTCGCTGCTCGCCTCCAACCCGCATCCGAACGACGCCGACATCGACGCGGCGATGGCCGGCAACATCTGCCGCTGCGGCACCTACAACCGGATTCGCGCGGCGATCAAGCTGGCCGCTCAGGAGGCCTGACCATGTCCGAGGGAATCATCGAAGCGGGCCGCGCCTCCGACAAGACGGAGCAGGCGGCCGACAGCAGCGCCGGCATCTCGCGCCGGCGCTTCTTGCAGGCGGGCTTCACGCTGGGCGCCGCTGCCGGTGGCGGCCTGCTGCTCGGCTTCGCGGTGCCGGCCGCCGGCGAATCGGGCCGCCCATCCGTGATCGGCGGAGACGCGCCCGACCAGGCGCCGGCCGGCCTGTTCGCGCCGAACGCCTTCGTGCGGATCGATCGTGCCGGGCAGGTCACGCTGGTGATGCCGAAGGTCGAGATGGGGCAGGGCGTCTATACCTCGATCCCGATGCTGATCGCCGAGGAGCTGGAAGTGCCGCTCGACAGCGTGGTGCTCGACCACGCGCCGGCCGACGCCAAGGCCTATGGCGATCCGCTGCTGGGCGGCGGCCAGCTGACCGGCGGCTCGACCTCGATCCGCTACGCCTGGGAGCCGATGCGGCGCGCCGGCGCGACCGCGCGCAGCCTGCTGGTGACGGCCGCCGCGCAGCAATGGAAGGTCGATCCGGCCTCGTGCTCGGCCGCCAACGGCGCCGTGCACCACGCCGCGAGCGGCCGCCAGGCGCCTTACGGCTCGCTGGTCGACGCGGCGGCCAAGCTGCCGGTGCCGAGCCAGGTCGCGCTGAAGACGCCCGACAAGTTCACCCTGATCGGCAAGCCCGTGAAGCGGCTCGATTCGCCGGAGAAGGTCGACGGCAGCGCGCAGTTCGGGCTCGACGTGCGCCTGCCGGGCATGCTGTACGCCGCGATCGTCAACTGCCCCGTGTTCGGCGGCACCGTCGCCAGCGTCGACGACAGCGCGGCCAGGCGCGTGCCGGGCGTGCGCCAGGTGGTGCGCCTCGACAACGCGGTGGCAGTGGTCGGCGACCATACCTGGGCCGCCAAGCGCGGTGCCTCGGCGCTGGTGATCGAATGGCACGAAGGCGATGGCGCGAAGGTGTCGATGGCCGACATCGTCGGCGATCTGGCGCGTGCTTCCGAGCAGCCGGGCGCGGTGGCGCGCAACGACGGCGATGTCACCAAGGCCTTCGGCACGGCCGGCGCGCGCATCGACTCGATCTACCAGCAGCCCTTCCTCGCGCACGCCACCATGGAGCCGGTCAACTGCACCGTGCAGGTGACCGGCTCAAGTTGCGAGATCTGGGTCGGCACCCAGGTGCCGGGCTTCGCGATCGAGGCCGCGAAACGCGTGACGGGGCTCGACGCCAGCAAGATCACGCTGCACAACCACCTGCTCGGCGGCGGCTTCGGCCGGCGCCTCGAGACCGACATGATCGTGCAGGCGCTGAAGGTTGGCAAACAGGTGGATGCGCCCGTGAAGGTGGTGTGGACGCGCGAGGAGGACATCCGCCACGACATGTACCGGCCGTATTACTACGACCGCATCTCGGCCGGCGTCGACGCGAACGGCAAGCCGGTCGCCTGGCAGCATCGCATCGTCGGCTCCTCGATCATGGCGCGCTTCGTGCCCG
It contains:
- a CDS encoding DUF2231 domain-containing protein, translated to MTPASPRYRSRFATALFDLLNPIPYGLFVGTLIFDILYANTANVLWAKSAAWLVTIGLVIAIIPRLLNLGHVWFASRQAVLPVERLDFWLNLVGIVAAILNAFVHSRDAYAIVPENVILSVITVALLGIAQLMLAGNKFVVKGGSHE
- a CDS encoding LysR family transcriptional regulator; the protein is MPTLENMRLFVKVVETGSFTKAAQATHVATPQVSRAISSLETQLRVRLLNRTTRRIAVTEAGERYVAHCREILELVDHAEAEASGAARCPSGRLRIHASSGFGRHYLLPRLARYRETYPEVTIDLTLAQRMPDLVDEGYDLAVVVASQLDDSALIAERIGNTYSVLCASPAYLRRSGAPATVTDLHDHVCLQLMVPNASAGSWQLEGMASSESFTPRRQWPFVVNVADAMADALRSGMGIGPLPLSTALDGLRDGSLVRVLPAWRLRSHGIHALYPSRRHLEAKVRTFIDYLRAVVPPLLELETHALSTLTQPRASPALPDDAPRLDAIDCDA
- a CDS encoding (2Fe-2S)-binding protein; the encoded protein is MTTLNINGVSHTVDAPDDMPLLWVLRDLVGLTGTKFGCGIAQCGACTVHLDGEAVRSCVLPVAAVAGRNITTIEAVGMTPAGAKVQAAWRKIDVVQCGYCQSGQVMAAASLLASNPHPNDADIDAAMAGNICRCGTYNRIRAAIKLAAQEA
- a CDS encoding xanthine dehydrogenase family protein molybdopterin-binding subunit gives rise to the protein MSEGIIEAGRASDKTEQAADSSAGISRRRFLQAGFTLGAAAGGGLLLGFAVPAAGESGRPSVIGGDAPDQAPAGLFAPNAFVRIDRAGQVTLVMPKVEMGQGVYTSIPMLIAEELEVPLDSVVLDHAPADAKAYGDPLLGGGQLTGGSTSIRYAWEPMRRAGATARSLLVTAAAQQWKVDPASCSAANGAVHHAASGRQAPYGSLVDAAAKLPVPSQVALKTPDKFTLIGKPVKRLDSPEKVDGSAQFGLDVRLPGMLYAAIVNCPVFGGTVASVDDSAARRVPGVRQVVRLDNAVAVVGDHTWAAKRGASALVIEWHEGDGAKVSMADIVGDLARASEQPGAVARNDGDVTKAFGTAGARIDSIYQQPFLAHATMEPVNCTVQVTGSSCEIWVGTQVPGFAIEAAKRVTGLDASKITLHNHLLGGGFGRRLETDMIVQALKVGKQVDAPVKVVWTREEDIRHDMYRPYYYDRISAGVDANGKPVAWQHRIVGSSIMARFVPGSLKNGVDADAVEVASDLPYAIPNQRIEYVRQEPRHVPTAFWRGVGPTRSAFVVESFIDELAVRAKADPVAYRRSLLEPTPRARNVLDIVARESGWGQSLPAGQGRGVSVLHAFGSFFSMVADVSVDNGEVRVNRVVCVVDCGMVVNPDTVEAQIQGGIIFGITAALYGEITIRDGRVEQSNFTDYRMLRINQTPRIDVHIVKSAEAPGGIGEPGTSAIAAALSNAIHAATGRRLYQMPVGNQLKQKTA